The following is a genomic window from Hymenobacter sp. APR13.
ATGTAGGCTTCGATTTTCTTGGCGGCGTGGTGGTAGGAGGCTTTCAGGGCGCCTACGCTGGTGCCGGTTACTTCGGCCATCTGCTCGTAGGGCATTTCGTCGTAGTAGCGCAGGTTGAACACGAGGCGCTGCTTGTCGGGGAGCGTGAGAATGGCTTTCTGCAGGCGCAGCTCGATTTCGTCGCCGGCCAGGCCCGGGTCGGCTTCCACTTTGGCCGTAAGCTCGGCCGCCACATCATGGATGGGCAGGAAGAACTTGCGGCGCTTGCTTTGCAGGAAGTTCAGGCACTCGTTGGTGGCAATGCGGTAAATCCAGGTGTAGAGCGAGGCATCCTGCCGGAAGTTCTCCAGGTGCTTCCACACTTTCACAAACACGTCCTGGGTGAGGTCGTCGGCGTCGTCGTGGTCGATGACCATCTTGCGCACGTGCCAATACACCTTAGTCTGGTACTTGCGCACCAGCTGGTTGAAGGCCACGTTGCGGGAGGCCGGGTCTGCGAACTTG
Proteins encoded in this region:
- a CDS encoding RNA polymerase sigma factor, whose amino-acid sequence is MEDQDILRKFADPASRNVAFNQLVRKYQTKVYWHVRKMVIDHDDADDLTQDVFVKVWKHLENFRQDASLYTWIYRIATNECLNFLQSKRRKFFLPIHDVAAELTAKVEADPGLAGDEIELRLQKAILTLPDKQRLVFNLRYYDEMPYEQMAEVTGTSVGALKASYHHAAKKIEAYITNAE